ttattattcggggtatttttactgtaataagccctttatggatttttactttaatttgggatttGTTTATCATTGCTTTTAATTCGTAATCACTAGTAGTAGGGAAATATGGGTTTTCAAAAGTTACAAATGTTTTCTTTCAAAACACTCACCACTACGTAAATCGTTTTAAAAAAAAGCTTCTGCAATTGATAACAACGTGTAATTAAATGGATAATGTTTTGGAAACAAATAACTGGGTTTAAAGATTGCATAAGATAACAAAAATGATTTATCAATGAATTAGTTTTTGAAAGCACTATCATGTGATATCGCCAAATTAGGCCATAATGTTTAGGCCGATTTGGTGTGTTacatcaaattagtccctagctcataaaaatgaaaattcatgcaatttagtccatacGCATGCTGGCCGAATATTTATTTAGTCTCTAGAaatcatcatatttcatttatttcacatttttaccatgaacatttttctattttttaattaaatatttaaatgacaaattcatcaaaaattcctttacaaaagttgctcAACTATCATCAGATATTCATTTTCATCCCTCAAACATCAAAAACAACCAATATaaattcatggtaaaaccctagacttttaacaattttgcaaattagtccctagggtaggtagattaagctacaacaactccaaaaacatagaaatcattaaaaatccaaaaaaaaatgcACTTACATGCACTAGGAAATGTTGGCTGAATGCTTGGTTGTTCAAACATGGCGATTTTCCTCATTTAAGATTCAGCTAAAAGATGGACAAGgaaaatttgttttgttttacttattttgttaatttaattattaaattacttatataacCTTTACTAAACACATTAATGGTGTCCATAATTTTCCACTACTTaaattaatggtttaattaccatttaaggtgACTCAGGattaaatttcatagcaatttaacacctttttcTAATAGGACAtaagttttgcactttacgcgatttaatctttttttatcaaattaagcatgcaaatgataaaatttcttcatgaaatttttatacgatgcTACTATCATGCTgcagaccttaaaataataataaaataaactttttgacatcaaatttgtggcctcaaaactactattctagttttactaaaaatgggctgttacattaaGAAACATGAAATCACACACCGAGTACTCAGTGTCCCTTCTTTTCAGTTctgcataggacttctgtctatcagaaacTGATTTAAGATGGTCTCGAATCAGTCTAACTCTTATTTTAGTCTCAAAAACCAACTCATCGTtcacccaacttagtccaacacaGTAGGGTAtgacacttatgaccatataGAGCATCGTAAGGTGTCATCTAAGTGCTAAACTGAAAAttgttattgtaggcgaactcgACTAATGGCAAAAaattctcccaactacctcaaaaatcAATTATGGAACTCCAAAGCATATTCTCCAGCATCTCTCTCAAACTGTTCATATGTTTGAGGATAgaacgcagtactgaaatccaaccTCGAACCAAGAGCCTCATGAAGTTTTTTCCAAAACCCAGAAATAAAGTGAGGatccctatctgaaataatcaaaGCCAGAACCTAATGAAGTCTTataatatcagaaatgtatagcTTGGCCAACTTTTGAAGAAAGTAATGTATTCGAATAAGAATGAAGtgggcagacttggtcaaccgatccacgatgacccatacagaatccttcttagtaggtgtcaaggacaacccactaacgaagtccatagtcacatgTTCCCACCtccataagggaatcttaacgGGCTGAAGCAAACCCAAAGGCAACTGAAGCTTAGCCTTAACTTGCTAGCACGTCAGACAATGAGAAACAAAATCTGTTACCTCTCGTTTCAAacccggccaccaatatagttcACGAAGATCCCGATACATCTTATTTCCTCAGGATGGATGCCATAAGGGCTACTATGAgcttccctaaaaatagactgtCTCAAATCAGATTCATTCGGTACACAAACCCGTCCTGAAAAACACAAAACTTCAGTCCAAAGTCAAACGTACTACCATCCTCTACATGATGGAAACGTAGAACTAGAATCATCCACTAACTGTTTACCCCGAATTTGATAAACCAAGgtcggcttaacttgcaactcagctagaagactcccatcatcaaacaaacttatgtaagcaaacattgctctcaaatctGGCATTGCCCTACGACTAAGAGCATCGGCCATCACATTGGCCTTATCGGGATGATAGTCTATAATGCAATCATAATCTTTGAGTAGTTCAATCCATCTACACTACCTAAGGTTCAACTTGTTCTGATTAAGgaggtacttaaggctcttgtgatcggtgtagaTGAAACATCTCTCACCAtatagatagtgcctccaaatctttaaagcaaaaacCATGGCACCAACTAgagatcatgcgtcggataattcccCTTATGTGACTTAAGCTCTTGGGacacataagccacaaccttaccatcttgcattagaacacaccCCAAACCAACATATGACGTATCACTATATACCACGAACTCTTTATCAGATTCAGGCTTTATTAGAACAGGAGCATGAGTCAAAATAgttttgagcttctcaaagcttgaTTGCTACTCATCAGTCCAGAAAAAAGGAACGTTCTTACGCAACAGCTTAGTTAGAGGAGCTGCAATTAACGAGAACCCCTTAACAAATCTCCAACAGTAGCCTGTGAGACCCAGAAAACTGCAGACCTCAGAAACATTCTTAGGCTATTTCCAATCGAGCACAACCTCATCTTCCTAGGATCAACTTAGATCCCCTCTACAGAAACTACATGCCACAGAAAAGTTACTTcccttaaccaaaattcacacttgctcaacttagcatagagctaatgtaacaccccttacccgtatctaaggccggaatagggtacgaggcattaccagacttaaccatacacatagacgaaaaccgggccataaaatttcatttaagtcaaaacttttcaaacacatgcatagactcatatttaaagatatataacgtggcataaatgagcacttacacatccataatcatgcaataacatgtcattcactttaaacatatttgcttaccatcctgtatataatatacattcttacattaactagaactagacatactaaatcttattctcattttataccatcataatgtagttaccaatttctCCACTAAatatccatattcaaggcaacattactcaattccatttaattcatgatccactggcctgcatttaacttacctgatgtattaccaatcatgcataacaaacaaagctaactatatcatcacatcaaaacataggacatggcatgattaattaaacttacaaaccataatggacaagaaccacatctcatgatcatatacgataactcaatgcagaccgatacatatggtcaaagtcataataataatacatatcacaaaccagcttcctatacatgccactcacttgatatttctaatatttgaattaattctcccaaaaatgatagcttgatagtgtgattttgcctccgacgatctccaaccccgagccgacctgctaaaactgaagaagtagagaggaggggtaagctttacgcttagtaagtccatatgaagttaataagtaattacccacatgtttttttttaaggtaaaacatcataattgtacaatttactcttgCTTAGGTTAAGCTATTTTACCTTGTTACAattactaattcatttatatctggagctaagagactccaaattaagttttgttaattttcattgaaactagactcatatacctttcttccataaaatttccaaaatttttggtctatcaaattagtacagtttattcattaaagctTCCCCTGTTTtactgtccaacagttctgacctctcttcactaaaaattatttttctcatagtaAAAAATTCAGATAATGTTCTCATCTATCTTTCTAGAGAATAAAcccattaaggattttaataatgtaaattacaatccataattatttttatacaatttttaatgattttctcaaattgaaacaggggatcacgaagttaTTCacactctgtctcacaacaatttaaatatctcataatataaatttcAATTGCATATACCGTTTCTTccatgtaaaactagactcattcctcatattttatttagcccctaattcaatttccaaaatttatggtgaatttctaaatttgcaccactgcagtaacccaaaattgccaaggctaaatttactcattcattactattattcaccaaatccatacaatatcatttcattcataatggtaagaacacataattatgcttcataagcacaaatccataatctcaatatcatcaagtatcaaggacttattccaaatcatgtcattttcataatattcaccaaatactatatacatcattgatcatcacatgtcaaggcaatcacacataagtttagtgtatGTACCtatacaacttgtaacataactcaaagacatactcaccaatggcttatctCATTGGGATCATCAAAGAATACTTCGCCAAATTACcagttgaacactcagaatataatcggatacacggaatgcatgcacataagtgccatgcccacagctagacaaactcaatagactgCGAAATATATGTGTAGcaaagctactatgtaacccacccataagtgaactcggactcaactcaacgagctcgggtgttcacatccataagtgaactcagagtcaactcaacgagttcggatgcctagttacatctcacgaactcgaactcaactcaaggagttcggaactcaaatatcctagtgacatgtcacttgtatcctaatctattcccaaggttcaaacgggattttcttcAATCACACATATTTGTTGTCTTCCATGGaatgtcggaaccgatacttgatagcatttcatacttatcaagtagctcagataatttgcatattactaaataataatccacaaagcataatatttcatgataataatcatcatatcatataaataacattaaattacttaaaatgacaattatgttactacatttacacatgaacttacatctcatttactATCAAGGCAATaatattaaattacacattgcattattaaaaataatatgaacttacctcgtatgcgaaaatggccatttttactattttgtccacaacctgatatttttcgattttagcccgaatttcaatttttcattgatctatcatttcaaatatagcctaagtaggactcacattattcaaattaacccaaaatcatattttttcaaaattacaattttgcccctaaactttgtcaaaattacatttttgtccctaggctagtaaattaaacttcatcctatttccttatgttttgtgacatgctgatcatttttcccttctatagcaacctcAAATttgcactctaacatgtacttatgaacattaggtatttttactgattatgttgttctactcgttttcacgtaaaatcgcttagtaaaagttttttaacacaatttcaagcttcatattctaccataaaacataaaaaaaaacacatttaacctatggttttttttccaaatataaaccctaggttaaattattgcgagaataagcttaaccaagttaccgggatttcaaaaatgtaacgaactttaaaaacggggctagggagcacttacaatcaagcttgggagtttgaacaaaccttaaccatggatgctgctggtagaaatggttgaatgaagaagatgatatctaatttggcttatttccctttttaattcttttaattattagtttaccaaaatacccctaacttaaaaatattttattacacccatttcatgtctatttttgtccagaaattaaccaatgatctaattaccatttaaggaccctcaatttaaaatttcataacaattggacacctctagtatgtagaattcaactttttcacttttaagatttagtctttttgactaaattaagtgcttgaacgtcaaaattttcgaacgaaatttttacgaaattatTCCTTAAAATCGTAaaccataaatatataataaaaaataaaattttcatcgtcagatttgtggtcccaaaaccattgatccgactaggcccaaaatcggggtgttacagctgtTTCTCCTGAAGTATCTGAAGAACTACTCTAAGATGCTTATCATGATCATCTTTGGTCTTAGAGTATACTAGAACGTCGTCGATGAAAACTACGATAAATTAATCCAAATACGATCAGAACACTTGATTTGTCAGATCCATGAATGCAGCCGGAGCATTCGTCAAACCAAGGGGCATGATTAGAAACTTGTAATGCCCATAACGAGTCTTAAAAGCAATCTTGTGAACATGAACTTCCTTAACCTTAAGTCGATGATACCCAAAATGaagatctatcttggaaaatactgaagcccCACAAAATTGATTGAACATGTCGTCGATCCTTGGAAgtggggtacttattctttacagttaacttattcaactgtcgatatttgatgcacaatctcatggtatCATCCTTTATCTTTACAAACAAAACCACAGCCTCCCATGGATACACACTAGGATGGATAAATCCATGATCCAGGAGCTTTTGAAGTTGAGCCTTTAGCTCcataagctctttcggtgccatacaATAAGGAGCAATGGACATCGGAGCTATACCCAGTAGAAGCTCAATaccgaactcaacttctcgatttggAGGTAAACCCAATAATTCCTCAGGATAAACATCCAGAAATTCCTTAACTATTCGAATGTTCCCAACAGAAGAGTCTAAAGAAACTGAATCACTTATAAAAGCCAGATACACTTCACACCCTTTCCGAACCAATTTTTGGACCACAAGAGCGGATatcacattggataagtaatcctgaCGCTCACCGATCATAACCATCTCCACATCATTTTCAGATCTCAGAACTACCCTCTTAGTAGCATAATCAAACTAACTCGATGCTTCACAAGCCATTCTATTCCTAGAATCAAATCAAATTCTCCGAACGGTAGCTCCAACAAATTCGCTGGAAACACAACCCCTTGTACCTCTAATGGCACATTCCTATACAGTCTATCCACTCAAACAAATTGATCCAACGGACTCAGTACAAAAACTTCACTAAAAGTACTCTCAAGAGGAATCCCCAAGTTGACAGACATAGAACTAGCTACATTGGAATGTGTTGACCCTATGTCTATTAGTGCAAAATAAGAGgcataaaaaataaagaacatacccgtaatcacatcagcATCATCTCTGTCCTTACGAAAttgagcagcataaaccaataTAGGTTGCCTAGCCTCAGTCTTAttagcacctctgcccggtgctctctgTCCTCTACCAATACCATTACCACCCTTGGCCGGACCATGGCCTGTGGGCAGCTGAACAAAACCCGAAGctgaagcttgcatctgattagAATGTTGTGGGAAATCTCTGATACGCTGCTCCATTGACCCACATCACAAACTCACTCCCAACCTCCTCCAACATATTCCtagatggcgtctaccacaatcaCTCACGACTGCACGACAGTAAGAGTATCTGCGACCCCAACTACAGAAGACCCATTAGGTCTAGCCTACTTCTTAGGCCTCTGAGTAGAATTAGAGCGCTCTAAATTCCTCTTAGTCTTACCTCTCTCTCGGTCTCTATTATGGTTCTCAATGCGCTTAACCTCTTCGGTGATTTTTGCCTTATCCACCAAAATGACGAACTCATGCTCCCTTTGATGAGCTATCAGTACTCTCAAACTGTCTCTTAGACCATCttcaaaatgaacacatttctCATACTCAGATGCCACCATCCCATCAGTGTAACGGCTCAATCTaagaaattcagcctcatactcggccacagtATTATCCCCCTTAGTGAGGTTCATGAACTCGTGTCtgcgagcatccacataactcgtcCTTACATATTTCCTTTGGAAGGTAGTCTTAAAATATTGCCAATTAACCCGATCTggctgagtaccctcctcaacTGATAACCACCATTGGTACGCCTCATCGGGAAGTAGAGATACTGCACCCTTCAATTTCCACTCGGGGGTGCAGCCAATATCATTCATTATCCTATCAAttgcctccaaccaatattcggtCACAGTCGGGGCGACTCCAGTGATGCCCTTAAATAGCTTAGCACCATTACACCAGAGTCGTTCAGTAACTGACCCATGGCTCCCAGAACTAGAATGGGATCCGGCGACCCTCTATAACACTCtaagcatggcttgggacaatgtGTCCTCCCCAGTCGAGCGGCTTTAAGGCCTAGCCTCAGTTGTAGGTGTAGTCGGTGTCTCACTCGTGTTCAAATTAGGCATACTGCCTATGAAGGATGACTTGGCTCGAGTCCCTCTAAGGCACCCGCCGTGCCCATGAGTACCATGACCACACATTCCAAGAGCACTTATCGTATTTAATGTTTAATCTACATTACAAAGTTTTATGTAACACCTTGATTTTTTGGGGTTAAAAGTTCGAGATTCTTAGTAAGGGTTAATGAGTAGGTCGCACACTTGGGATAGTTTTTGTGTTTTAGTGTCAGAATGGCCCTGTTGGTTTGTTGGTCAAATGAGTGTTAGTGTATCTTTGGGTTCTGGGTTCAAGTCTTTGTGTGTGCGTTTTGGGTGAAAGATTTTTATATTGTTAAATAGTATATTAGCTTtaagtttaaaaataattatttagtttcatttattattattttttcctatttttctttttctcgtgCACCTCTCTCTAATTATTGTTTtttccctctctctctctcttttctcttgcttttctttctttttttctttttggtaaaAAATGGTTTACCGCACTGTACTGCATATATGCTAGCTTTACTACGTATTATTATCTGATCTGGTAGTTTAAACTGCAACATGTCTGTACAACGATTTACCGTAATGCACTGTACTGCATTATGCTAGCTTTGCTGTATATTATTATCTaagtggcttagtccacatacaTGTAGGTTTGAATGGTCCTTTTGGGGTACTttgtggtgtgtttggttggtgAGCTTGAACAGCTCTTTTCGAGTGTGATCAGGGGACGGAGAGGTATGTTGGTCGAATGGGCGGGTTTTGCCTACTTGACTGCATTCATACGCATCTGATTGTGTGACTAGGTGTAAATCTATTTGTCTGTTTTCTATATGCTTGTCTTAACGTTTGTGGCTGTTCTAATTGCGAGTATTAAGGTCTAAGTGTAATTTTGATTTTCTTATCATTGTGTTTGTAATGATAGTGTTTTGGCATCAACCCGTTGATAGGTTTGCCTATTGTGATTCTGTCTATAGTACCAAGTATGTTGATTGTCGCGTGTGGTCGGGACAAAGGTTCCGAGATTAACCTCTATTTCTATGTATCTCCATAAATACACTATGCTGTTGAACTATTATTTTGATTTTGTTCTATAAGTCTATTGTTTGTCACCTTTTTTGGACTCACACTAAGCTCAGATAGCTCACCCCCATAGTGTTCACCTTCAAGGTATTTATTTGCACCTTCTGAAGCTTGGAGTCGGTACATGGAGCCCTCGGATAGTATCTATAAGGAAACATGTTTAAGAGTCTTCTTTTCGATTGCTATATTAGTAAATGGTTTTGAAATGTAAATAGTTATAAGAACTGTGGTACAGTTTTAAATTGGGCTTTTCGTAAATGGTTTTCTTTGGTTTGAAAATTTTGTAATATCGAGATTTTATAACTGAGCATTTTTACACAACTTAAATACTGTAATGTTTTCTAgtggtaaattttaatttttcctacaatcacttcggtgatcaatgtgacCTTTGAAATTCGACCAAAAGTTCTAGGCTgggttttggggcgttacattttataAATCAATTTCAGTATTTACTAGCAATATCTTATGCTTCAAATAATTATCAGAAGTTGTTTTAGAAAGTTCAAAAATTTCAGTCTCTAACTAACTCAATGCAATTTCAGTCATTTCAAGGTTTTCTAACTAAAGTATTTCTAAGTTagaaatacttacaggatcgacgTTAGAGACTTAGTGTACCACATACTTTCtttttagattaaaaataaacttcactcgaaaaatatttttttacaaataaaattttgaacccaaaatttcacagcccaagttttgcaacctagctctaatatcattaaatgtaacaccccaaacctgacctagatgttacggccaaatctggaagtgttacaatgaaaatttataaaatgacTTCCTTGTTATTTGCGAATCATCGTAAATGTTGTTACTTAGTATGTCTGATTTATTTGGAAAAcatattgatatacttatttaatttaaaattgttGTTCGTTTACG
This window of the Gossypium arboreum isolate Shixiya-1 chromosome 12, ASM2569848v2, whole genome shotgun sequence genome carries:
- the LOC108471995 gene encoding uncharacterized protein LOC108471995; the encoded protein is MNDIGCTPEWKLKGAVSLLPDEAYQWWLSVEEGTQPDRVNWQYFKTTFQRKYVRTSYVDARRHEFMNLTKGDNTVAEYEAEFLRLSRYTDGMVASEYEKCVHFEDGLRDSLRVLIAHQREHEFVILVDKAKITEEVKRIENHNRDRERGKTKRNLERSNSTQRPKK